In Vicia villosa cultivar HV-30 ecotype Madison, WI unplaced genomic scaffold, Vvil1.0 ctg.001450F_1_1, whole genome shotgun sequence, the genomic stretch aaatgatgaaaatttctggagtattttatctaagttaaatttaattattttgaaatgacacaaaaaaaataacaaatttgaaattcctctaatatttcatagaatgtatttgttactattatttcttcaaattttgaaaaatggtcCTCATAtattccaaaattataaaattgacctaaaatttttttaaaaaattgcaaattggtccttaataatttttaaaatttataatttcatccttcaaattttttaaaattgtaaattggtccctacttttcaattttttaatttgattaaaaaaattttaattttataaaaaatgaccccaaaaattaacaatgaattatcttaatactccatctaaacacaataatttaaaaataaatggattccaattgaatcatttgaattactttgaaatttaaattcctttaaaatttctaattacctcatccaaacatacTCTTAGGGTATTTCATGTATTTAAGTTGTTTTTCCTTATTCTAGGGATGTAATATTTATAGAGACCAATGGGTCTGCAATTAAGGTTTCTCGAGATTCACAACCGCTCATCTAGTCATGGTAGTGGACCGTTGAATCCCTATTTCCTAGTAAGACGTGGTTCAGTCTCTTGACTCTAGATTCTCTCTAACCAAGACTTGTCATGTTCACGTTTCCCAAAACTAGGTGTGAGGAGTGTTTAAGGCGAGTTATCCcaaagcccgttttacccgcactttttcgcggggcggagcaaggttttaggcccgctatCTTTAATATGCTCGCCCCGCTCCGCCCCGTTTTTTgggggcttttgcgggcatgagcATTTTCAtgcaattttactatttttaggcctaaaatgtTCAATGCCCGCAGGCTTTCCctgccccgccctcacttttttgcggggcggggcaaggtttttgACCCGCACTTTCAAATATGCCCGCCCCCGGCCCCGTTCCGTTTTTTCGCGAGCTTTTGCAGGTCGGGCCTAaccggggcgggcatgcccgtttgccacccctactcacTGGAGGCACAGTCCCCTCGCCCTGGATAGGCCCTCCACAGATATATTGTTGTACAATCTATGAGCCATTTTAATAAGTTAATCAATTACACCTATGTATTAATCAATTAACAAagttaaaataagaaaatttgaaaaactaCGTCACTTAGCCTATATTTGGATTTTGAGAGAAATCGCGGTAACACCGCACGTTTCACAAAAGCTACAACTAGTAGCTTCTCAAAATTGCGGTCGAAGGAGAATAGAATGTGTGGTAGCAGTGGCATACCGCTTTACAAAACACACACTTAATTGATTATCAACTTCCTTAAATGCATTACATTTTGATTATAATCAATTAGAAAAACCTTTTAATTAGATAGTGGCTGAAGTTACCTTCTCCTATTCGGTGCAGGGAGCCACTATTAAACTCTTTTCCATCTCCTTTATTTATGGAAATTTCTAACTAGACCCCATGGATCTCTCACACTCTTGCGAATTGGAAAAATTTTCCTCGTGCTTAcatagatgcatctccggaagcaccttttttttgtttaatgttgctttgttccgtagatgcacatacgaaagcttccgtagatgcatctacggaagaattTGATGTTATATTTGCACCACACTCTTCTCCTCCCCAttcttcacttttctcttcttcaactctcatactctctcaacctcaaaaatcaaacttcccCAAAGCTTGTTTTCTTTCTCTCGAGTTCGGCCGATAACGTCCACATAAACTATCAACATATTCCATCAagttcaaaactcaatttaatcggtaagtttttgaCTTTTCGAGTTATTTAAGAGTATTTGTAATATAGAGTTAGAATTCgatttttaggtgtagaaataaTTGGATAATTTTAGAAATATAGTTTAGAAACAATGTAGGTGCTGTTTGATGTATTAAGATGACGTTCAAGCCACCAAAATGAGGTTTTTAACCCTCTGCAACAGTGAATCACCGCCATTATTGAGTTTTGGAGGTTTCAGAAACTTCCGTAGAGGCATCTACGGAAGAGATGAACGTTACGAAATGTATCTATGGAATATATAatcttttttctaatttaattgtaTCTAATTCCATTTTATTTGTATTACGAAGACATTATGGCCGACCAGGAGAATTGCACAACATGCATCAACATCAATAGCAAAACATAAGTttcatattcaaacaaaataagacCCCAAAAAGTCTAGCCAACATCAACAGTAAAGCATAACTTCTTTGACGTTATCCAAGATAACTGAACTCTCCCGGAGCATAGTCGACCAACATTACcatgtgttgtatgatgaaaTTGGATCCAGTGCAGATCAGCTACAAAGTTTTACTAATAACTTATGCTAAACGTAATTTAAAACAACTAAAACTTTGTAGCTGTTCTGCACTGAATCTATtttcatcatacaacacatgGTAATGTGTTGGTCGACTATGCTCCGGGAGAGTTCAGTTATCTTGTATAATGTCAACGAAATTATGTTTTACTGTTGATGTTAGCTAGGCTTTTTTAGGGgccttattttgtttgaatatggattAAAACTACTAGTCTCATCGGTCTCAGTTTGAGACACTTTTGATGCCtgtatttttattagattgatgtaattttatttttattatgtttgacaCTATTTGTAAGATTTATAAgatgttttctttttgtttaCTATACCATTACATTTACATTACACTACTATGATATACTATGGAAAAATCATGATTCTTAAGTGTTTCAAGCAAATGAATACACCATTAGAAGTAGAATTTCACCACGAGTTCGATtctataaaaagttttaaaaatatataagtaATTCTTCTGTAGGTACAACTACGTAATACTCTTTTTTAACACGTTCCGATAGACATACCTACAGAATAATTATTGAACAGAAATTCATTGTATTTTCCCACCGTTTATTATGGTGTTttacgcttccgtagatgcatttacgaaaaaaaacaaattttaaaaaaaaagtattttcgtATATACATCTAAACAACAGAAAGCTTAAATAAAAATTCGACAAGTGACTGACGGAATCTTGTGGTGCATTGAGTCATTAAGAAATCTTATTTATTTTTGAGCTTTCCaagaattatgtttttttttcttctcaaaagGCATCTTTAACTTGTAAAATTTGTGGAAAGTCGAATTAGAATATTGAGGTTGGCTCAACCCTTACTATGTTAAATACATACTTTATTTCTGATCAAAAGTCTGATTTCTAATTCAATGATATTTTAAACAATggacatatttatttattttttaaaattgtttaaatcaGGAATAGTGAACGAGCAATATAAAGTAACTAGTCAGAGACCTGTGCTGTCTCCTGGGTGCACTATTTGTGGTGTAGTATTTTATGAACAatacgaaaaatgtgaagtaaagaagTTTAACCAAATTGCATATATCAAATggaaattaaccatttaaattttttttactaataaaatattataataagatAGTAGTAGTATaaaaattaggttctaagttaaaataatgatccacaaaaaaaagTTTAAGATAAGTCAACACGGATAAGTTTATTCATATCTTAGATCATTTCGATAAGGTTTTATTGTTGttaatataattgttattataaaataattttaactgaaaatatttaaaaaataaatatgtaataaaTCGCCAACATGATAAATTCAATATgtctaataaataaaaatatttataagtattttgttgattttattgaaaacggtattgtggtgatagtgacccggTAATGTGGTGATATTGACCCGTAAAAATAGTAAATTTCAGTGATAAAATTTCCAAGAGTTAAACCTTATTCTCATCAATAGATATAAACCCTCGTGTACTGATGTGATCATTAAATATTGTTTTCAACATGATATATTAAACTTTAATAGAATTATTAGTgccaacaaaaataacaaaaagaatttgagaaaaaaaataatttaaaatttgttaaacattcaatttgtttataaaattataaatgtttttatagCTATTACTTGGAATATCCTATAGGACAGTATTTAATACTTTTTCACAAATGAAAACATCGGCTCAAATTAATGAGCTGAATAAATCATGACAAAAGCATATAAAATGTCTAAGTATCTTACACTATCAATGACTCATAAAAAATTGCAGTTTATTATGATGTAGTGATGATGTAGTCATCTTGATGGCTTATCACAACTTATGCATTATATGATAACATTTGTCTAGTATACCAGATCAACTTATCTGAGGTTAGAAGGCAAATTGAAGGTTAGATACCAAGTCAAGTGGTCTATCGAAAAGAAAAATTGGTATAGTTACAAAAGAACAattctatttaaattttaaaatacatgATGCAGTTGTTTGTAGACATTTTAAAACATGGTTTACTCAAATCATTGCTAGTGCTTACATAAAATATAGAATGATGTGTATAGTACATAATAGACCATAAACCTAAGGCCAAACAACCATACATCTAAGTATTTTGCAAAACACACATGCAGGTTGAGTCATGAATGGTTGCAAGGAACAACAGAAGGGCTTGAAGGCTTAATATCTaccattctaataattgtctacaTATAAGCTATGTGTAGTAAGAGAAGTTCCATGCAAGATTTACTCCAATCTTACTTAACCTTCAGCAGCTGATAGTAAAAATTTACAAACAGACCCATGTAACAAAAATTCAAAGTAGTTATAAGATAGCAAGAAACATGTTTTAtcgagaaaaaatatattatttaaaggaAACAAAGGATGCAAGTAAATTAATAAGAATGTATTGTCCATAGCATAAACAGTAATGAAAAGGAGGACAATTGTTGTTCGATTTAGTATTAAACACAACTGTATTAATTTTCAACTTACAATTTCGCAGCCTGCCCGCCCTTTCCAATTGCAACAACAAAGTACCTCTAAAACAATTGCAAATACAAACAGATCAGTACAAAAATAATCACACGTaacttcaaaaaaattattagtaGGTCGGGAAACAATGAAAAGTCTAGATACTTTTATCAAATAAAGTAGACTCACATAAGAGACACCATAAGGTTCAACAATGTACAATTGTGGTCCATCTCTGTTATAACCACCTACAAGACAAAAGGTTTACTAACCTGAGCCACCAATATAATGTACAAAGGTGCGCATAGCTAGCCACGCGATCAACAAGCTCCTTAATAGTAATTGGGTCACCGTACACACTGAATAAATATATCCCAGAATAaacactttttgttttcaaaacttacAATCAAACAATTAAGAAAACCTTATAATTATGATATTTACTTCAAGTTACACAAAATAGTATGACAAAACTATAATAACTCAACAATAGATGTAAATCATGAAGTTTGAAAATGACTTAGTTACTACATTGTCTCTTGCTTTGGTCGTCAATCATCAAGCAGTGGTTTGTGAATACTCTAAATACAAAAAGATCTTTAAATGgttacaacttaaacatgcaactaaaattaatagaaaaattaaacATGCTCATTAAATAATCCACCTATTTCAAGTTTCAAAAACTTTCACCTCCATTTCGAGTTATCTAATTCTTTCATTCCGTAAAAGGCAATGATGCCTGAGACTTAAGTATAAGAATCATGTGAAATGAGTGTGGCTTCCACCAGGAGCTCTATTTCAATCCAGTGCAAAATAGCAGCTAACAATTCGACGTTTTAGAATGGTGATTAGCATCTATTAAAAGTTTGAAAACTCAAAAGTGAAAGCAATGTATTAGCCAACATACACACTAATACATCACAATAGACTTAAATTTTGGAGAAGGCTAACACAGACAGCTCAATCATTGGAGGCAAAGAGTTCAATTATTGTTGGAAGAATCTATAGATTATATATTGAAATTGAAAACCAATACATGAGATCCGAGCCATTCAGCTTCAAATTTAAATTCCaaatcaaaataacaaaatatattgaaTTTGCAATTAAATTGTGTTTTTATTAACATAATTCAACGAATCGACATGCAAAATCACAATCCTGTTGTTGGATCCGAGCCATATCAGCAGGAGACATGCGACTCATTTGTTCGTGAGCGATTCTGATCAAATCAGGATCCATCATACCATTAAACATTTTCGATAATTCGCAATAGAATTGAAACAATGAATAACAGTGGATCAGAATTGCTCAGGAACTTTGAAACAAATGACATATGTTTAAAAGTGCCTATTGCAAACACAGTGTAGGTGCTTCAACCTTCTGTTCTTGGTGGATCTCATAAACTGTCaccattttctttctttcattctAAATTTGGCAGGGATGAAGAAAATGTGAGTACTAATAGGTTATATCTACCAAAGATTTTCAAATAACAGTAGTAGAATACCCTCTATCTACTCTAGTTCAATACATGTTCAATTATAGTTTTTCAGCCCAATACAACTTTAACACAAAACCTGCACCGTATCAATTATCCAACAGCCACACCATGAACCATAACAAATACCTGCATTCAGTccaataaaattaaagaaaaaccagCTGTCAGATTAAAAAACACGGCAAATGAGCAAACAAATTTTGAGGAATAAACCTGTCAGGTTGGTACTTGGTACCATCTTATATATTGACAAATTATATTCTCTGAAACATACCAGCCAAGGAAAAACACCAGGCAACTCAGTGGCTGATTGGATGCCTCTGCTTCCAAAGGCAAATCCCATTTGGCCTTTTTGTGAATCATTATTGTTACATTACTATTTAATTGATCCTTCAAGGCATACAaactgtaacagcccgaatttaattaactgactaattaaattaaataaggatttatttacttaatttggaagaagtttgataattaattggatcgtccgtattattgagaaacatgttcggattattaagtgaagttggaatttattcggttaatcgaagaattaataaagtggaatatgctgagaaataatattagaaataatattattattgtatttttatttaattgggataaattcggatttaattggattaatcggaaaaataatattaagggtaataatattatttgttggagcataattatttatttgaactactctatttcatcaattgggcctatttattggagtgataagcaattagggggtgttattaattttaaagcccaatataacaaataaatatagTAAGAGAGGAAGTAAGGGGTAGAAGCATCATTTTCATTTTCTGGTTTTCAAGattagaagtggaggagaggaacaagaagaggagctagggttttgaaggagaaatcaagaggtaagggggagaatacctaatcattatgggttagtatatgGGGAATAATGGGTAGATTGACATGTTAAGATTTATTGGTTTTAATTCATGAAAATACTATGGTGATAACTTAATTAGTTAAAGCTGGAAATTGATTCCTTTTGGTGTGAAATACTCCATGAGAGACGGCACTGTTGCCGTGTTGATACAGAGCGTGCCCTGTTCCTATtagcttatttttttttttacaattaataTAGCAGCCATGTGTGGTACTACTTGataaacatataatatatatttcgGTACATGCCTGTCCATTTCATGCTCTATATTatacttattattattaatgcTGCTATTAATTTAATATTGGTCAAGGAAACCGTGTATCAACCACACTTTTGTTTGAATAGAAACCGCTACTGTTAACTTACTTGGCCAAatagaaaacaaaatgaaaacgTGAAGTTCAATACACTTATTTGATAGGACTCACCACTGTAGCTCTACTTTGGCCATAAAGAAATCTATAACTCCTTGGTGATTACACTAGAAGCGTGGCCACTTCTTTTCCTCTAATTCACACGCTACTGTAGCAGTTCTTTGGCTAAAATGGGAAAGTGAATCAAACACCATTTAGTGATGGAATGTCATGTGTTTAGCTTTTGATTCAAATAATAAAAAGATATGAACTACCACATAGAAATACatggtaaatatatatatatatatatatatatatatatatatatatatatataatgaggaTAATATAAATGATGTTTAATCATAATAATAACCAGTACTTAATTAATAGAACATAGAAAACAGTAGCAGCAGTATTTGGTTAGCAATGAAATCACTTGAATTGGTAATAGTAGTAGTTATAATGAAATGCAAACAGTCTTGTTTGAccgaatagccgaattaagcggtataattagttgtccggaatttgatgaaaatttatgtggtagctaagtttaattaataGATTAACATGATAGTGTTATTTGTTGAAATGATGATgttttacgaaccgaccgaaattgggtaaatttgaatatttcttaTATCAAATATTGGTTTTGAAATGGAAAATAATCGAGTAAATtgaaaattatgtaaaataattattaattagttaatttaattaatagttgaatttagaaatatagctagataataaaaatactaatgtcTTGTTGGTTTAATATGAAAGTGAGTAAACCATATGAAATTGACAAATAGTGGGTTAGCATATGATAGTGTTAATTAATAGTGTTGATTGAAATATTGGATTGGAATTGTGTGTTGATTATTATacgtgaataatgcttatgtgatgagaatgttgtgtacaatattgtggaataATTCATTgggtgaattattgtgatatgctaaatattaagatggtagagatgatcttaattgcatacgtttgattaacattgtacatacattcatatcatggatgccttgaaacaaaggtggtttgctttgaaacataagcgaggcttagattctaaagtgaatcggaagcggtaaactatatgtttacgtttggtgggctttggtcttgtccggatcggaagcgtggcttggattctagatattgaatcggaaagcggtgaaactttgggttcacaattcggtaccacatgcatagagtcacatatcttgcattgagtcacattaaaattatgcgataattgagtatgtgaagtcgatgtagttgtgatatgtgtatgagtttgataattgaaacgagtgaagtttgaatatatatttgataaaatatgtgaatatgtgataaatatgattgtgtacttaattgagaatataatagtagaattgaaatattatactattcaggttgttgtatactcgataacatgtgaaataatgggttgattactattatctacatggttatacatagtatgattaattacttgaagtgttgagctaaccattgtattccgttatactttcttcataatggttcgtattctcacccttctgttttaatgttgcctcgtttggcgacatgcaggtttgacgattagtagctggcgtgtgatctagtcggagtttcttccgagttgcttggtaattaagtagcgagtcaatgctctggtcatgtaacactgggtagcttagacgttgaactcatTTCCTGTATGctcatgtattttgttataacttgtgaacttATTTGTTGATTACTTGTCATTTTGAGAagctttaagccaaatattatgattatggttatcttatgagttatttatggagatatgatcatggtatgggacatgtatcatttatatgaaacacatgagtattattttccgctgttaatgcatattttggatgaattatgattatatgtaaggtgttatttgaaatgaccaggtgtattgtatattgtggataaatgctgtcgtttttaaaagcttttcagtttttgaaaacatcgatgtgacgccctttgagttatatgcatgcttattctctgattatatgcttattattttatggggtaaataggggtgttacattagtggtatcagagcacggtcgaccagttggtcaaggttattaatgtcttttatcctgttgtaattgattcgtgtatctgacacgatcgatactgttttgtctggttgtttggttgtttaggacgatggctacgggaaggaatgttgacattaatgttgaggcaatgatgaggtggactggtgcgattggacaagcgccgcaagagaatgtcggttatggaggaaaggatgagttccgtgcttttggagactttcaaaggtgTAACCCACCGATCTTTGAAGGAAGGTATGGACCGGAGAAAGCgcacgcatggatgagagaaattgagaagatctttcaagtcgtgagttgtactaatgtacagaaggtacagtttggtactcacatgctgacaaaagaggctgacgtttggtggagtaatactgtgcggagatttgaaatagaaggtattgaagttacttggactcttttccgtgatgcattttttggaaactattttccagaagatgtgcgtggaaagaaagaagtggggTTTCTACAGCTGAAACGAGGGGGAGAACAGTTCCGtgagaaatcgtatgatgacatgagggaacaatctggtcttagaaataagccaagtgggggaggagcttctactcggattaagtgctacaggtgtggcgagacgggtcacaaaactgttgattgtggagttggctcgagtaggatttgctatagttgtggtgagcaaggacacaattgtgccatgtgcgataagccaaagaagaagcaagcgaaaggaaaagtgtctgcgttgtctggtgctgagactaatactaaggataagttaatctgaggtacgtgctttattattgataatggtgcaacgcattattttattctttggatTATGCTATAAaattggatcatgttttatctgttatgcatggaagtgtagttattgatacaactgttgtGGCTTTGTTCTACTTCTTTTGGCATGTTTGAATTATCCGTTaagcatctttggtagagattttgagaattgatttaggttgttttccgttagaccaagtggatgaattttggtatgaattgtttggagttgaatcAAGTAATTATAACTTTAAGGGAGATTTAGGATCTCGGTGTTGTATGTGACTTCAAGTGCAAGTtttgaaggaacactattatagtttagtaacggtagtttatgtttcattatgattgtcgactgtctattgacaaattgaggacgtgatcacccttaatctattgttgataagaggcgatatcgtattgaacgagatagacttGCCTTACTAACTTAGTGACGTGTAAAGCAACTAAGGAGGAATTGGagagtagatttgaggaattgtttgagaagaggttcattatctgagtgtatagtcgtagagttaccctgttcgtcgagtaagaagaaagaaggttctatgaggtaatgtttcttgaggatatttgattctaagagcgacgatgatcatgttgaacatttaaggattgtgttatcggtgctgaaagagaaggttatgtaaagctttctgaatgtgagttttggttggaagaagtgaattttcttggatatgagatttcgagttgaggtgtgttgatgcagatatcgataagtggtagcttatgcttcaaggtaacttaaagtacataagaggaattattcaatgtatgtattggagttgtttgcccttgtgtttgttttggaatgtaagagAAATTGTTTGTGTGaatcaaggtttgatgtgttgagtgatcacaagagttgaatatgaggttaACAAGACGATtagaatttcgaaggattttaatctttggtttgaattaccatcctggaaaagtgaaggttgtggccgatgcattgagtaggaaataattttataagttatgttgaggattcaagaattAGAAATCGTTGGAACGACTTAGagggttgagtttggttgtgaagcgacgtctttgtgtgttaagttggtatgttgaagcctacttggaatattttgacaagatttgagaaggttagAAATTGGATTTTTCAATTGGATGATAAGATGATATCGATTAATCAAGTAAAAAGTAGTAACTTTTGGATtgtcgagaatggtgtcatgagatgttgtgatcgagtttgtaaTTCCTGATGGTTTGAATTCGGACAAAGAGAATCTTGGATGAGGAACATCataatgatttgagtattaatcatggtgTTGATGATGTATCGAGATTTGAGGAAATGTaaagtggtaaagtatgaagagggatatactGGAATCGTGTATTTGAGTTGGACATGTCAGAAATCGTTTAGTTGGTGCAACAATTATTCTATTCGAGcggaagtgagatagtatctctatgaattttgtttcgggttgctgagaacatcgagtaattgtgaagtgagttgggTCAGTGTGGATAGTTGGCGAAATGTGCTCGTTTTATTCCGATaaagatggattattcgatgaagaGACTCACTAAGTTGTGCATCGAAAAGATTGTGTATTTGCATGATATCTTCTTCAGATAttggaatgacatcttttgaagctttgtgcagtcgtaagtgtagaatcttttgtatcggtatgaatagagagagagagagagagagagagagagagagagagggtgtggatgtggttttggtgttgagatggttgCGTCGACGGAattttcgaggatgaaaatatttttaagtgggggagagttgtaacagcccgaatttaattaactgactaattaaattaaataaggatttatttacttaatttggaagaagtttgataattaattggatcgtccgtattattgagaaacatgttcggattattaagtgaagttggaatttattcggttaatcgaagaattaataaagtggaatatgctgagaaataatattagaaataatattattattgtatttttatttaattgggataaattcggatttaattggattaatcggaaaaataatattaagggtaataatattatttgttggagcataattatttatttgaactactctatttcatcaattgggcctatttattggagtgataagcaattagggggtgttattaattttaaagcccaata encodes the following:
- the LOC131635233 gene encoding uncharacterized protein LOC131635233, whose product is MATGRNVDINVEAMMRWTGAIGQAPQENVGYGGKDEFRAFGDFQRCNPPIFEGRYGPEKAHAWMREIEKIFQVVSCTNVQKVQFGTHMLTKEADVWWSNTVRRFEIEGIEVTWTLFRDAFFGNYFPEDVRGKKEVGFLQLKRGGEQFREKSYDDMREQSGLRNKPSGGGASTRIKCYRCGETGHKTVDCGVGSSRICYSCGEQGHNCAMCDKPKKKQAKGKVSALSGAETNTKDKLI